A genomic region of Sarcophilus harrisii chromosome 6, mSarHar1.11, whole genome shotgun sequence contains the following coding sequences:
- the P2RX3 gene encoding P2X purinoceptor 3, translating into MNCISDFFTYETTKSVVVKSWTIGIINRAVQLLIISYFVGWVFLHEKAYQVRDTAIESSVVTKVKGFGRYANRVMDVSDYVTPPQGTSVFVIITKLIITENQRQGFCPESEEKHACTTDRDCRAESFTGGGILTGRCVNYSSKLKTCEIQGWCPVEVDTVKMPVMMEAENFTIFIKNSIRFPLFDFEKGNLLPNLTSADIKKCHFHPETAPFCPILRVGDVVKFAGQDFTKLANTGGVLGIKIGWVCDLDRSSDQCIPKYSFTRLDGISEKSSVSPGYNFRFAKYFKMENGSEYRTLLKAFGIRFDVLVYGNAGKFNIIPTIISSVAAFTSVGVGTVLCDIILLNFLKGADQYKAKKFEEVNETTLRSATSTNPMYPSDQTLEGREEKQSTDSGAFSIGH; encoded by the exons ATGAACTGCATCTCAGACTTCTTCACCTATGAGACCACCAAGTCGGTGGTGGTCAAGAGCTGGACCATTGGGATCATCAATCGAGCCGTGCAGCTTCTCATCATCTCTTACTTTGTGGG GTGGGTGTTCTTACATGAAAAGGCATATCAGGTACGGGATACAGCCATCGAGTCTTCAGTGGTGACCAAGGTGAAGGGCTTTGGACGTTACGCCAACCGAGTCATGGATGTATCTGACTATGTGACTCCACCCCAG GGGACCTCTGTCTTTGTGATCATCACCAAACTGATCATCACTGAAAACCAGAGGCAAGGGTTCTGCCCAGAG AGTGAGGAGAAACACGCTTGTACCACGGACCGGGACTGCCGGGCTGAGAGCTTCACTGGGGGAG GCATCCTCACTGGCCGCTGCGTGAACTATAGCTCGAAGCTGAAAACCTGTGAGATCCAAGGCTGGTGCCCTGTGGAGGTTGACACAGTGAAGAT GCCTGTCATGATGGAAGCTGAGAATTTCACCATCTTCATCAAGAATAGCATTCGCTTCCCTCTCTTCGACTTTGAGAA GGGAAACTTGTTACCCAACCTCACCTCTGCAGACATAAAGAAATGCCATTTTCACCCCGAAACTGCCCCCTTCTGTCCCATCCTTCGCGTGGGCGACGTGGTCAAGTTTGCAGGACAAGATTTTACCAAACTCGCCAACACA GGAGGAGTCCTGGGCATTAAGATCGGCTGGGTCTGTGACCTGGACAGGTCCTCGGATCAATGCATCCCCAAATACTCCTTCACTCGGCTGGATGGAATCTCTGAGAAGagcagtgtctctcctggatACAACTTCAG GTTTGCCaagtattttaaaatggagaatggAAGTGAGTATCGGACACTGCTGAAGGCATTTGGCATCCGTTTTGATGTACTAGTATATGGAAAT GCTGGCAAATTCAACATCATACCCACCATCATCAGCTCTGTGGCAGCCTTTACCTCAGTGGGAGTG GGCACAGTCCTCTGCGACATCATCCTCCTTAACTTCCTGAAGGGCGCAGACCAGTACAAAGCCAAGAAGTTCGAAGAG GTGAATGAGACAACCCTGCGATCGGCGACTTCTACCAACCCCATGTACCCCAGTGATCAGACCCTGGAGGGCAGAGAGGAAAAGCAATCCACAGACTCCGGAGCCTTCTCCATTGGTCACTAG